In Ornithodoros turicata isolate Travis unplaced genomic scaffold, ASM3712646v1 ctg00000916.1, whole genome shotgun sequence, a genomic segment contains:
- the LOC135375685 gene encoding uncharacterized protein LOC135375685, with protein METDDGSLFEVSLPLSIVVEHIGDGVRCLVEGDEVVNAGHVIECSVVAATCQSAGPLHIIAFVLRSSGLHKEPHKVDLMLENCAKVLQINCTCPAGASHKCKHCIAVLLHINRTQKLTMLSSTDLPQSWGQNAKSTVKQRYAPTPAHKLPCCRKGPVHRAAQRN; from the exons ATGGAAACCGATGATGGCAGCTTGTTTGAAG TTTCCCTTCCTCTAAGCATTGTCGTGGAACACATCGGAGATGGCGTGAGATGCCTTGTCGAAGGCGACGAAGTGGTCAACGCTGGTCACGTAATTGAATGCAGCGTTGTTGCTGCCACATGCCAGTCTGCGGGCCCTCTTCATATAATTGCATTTGTTTTGCGATCTTCCGGACTTCATAAAGAACCGCACAAGGTGGACCTGATGCTTGAAAACTGCGCGAAAGTTTTACAAATCAACTGCACATGCCCAGCCGG AGCGTCTCACAAATGCAAGCACTGTATTGCTGTGCTACTTCACATAAATAGGACTCAGAAGTTGACCATGTTGTCATCAACGGATCTCCCTCAGTCGTGGGGACAAAATGCAAAAAGCACTGTAAAGCAAAGATATGCTCCTACGCCTGCGCATAAACTACCTTGTTGCCGAAAG GGTCCAGTACATCGTGCAGCCCAGAGGAACTGA
- the LOC135375688 gene encoding uncharacterized protein LOC135375688 yields the protein MQRKITCPAMVRYCSVPQCSTYCTEGGISLHRYPEEPNLRKQWLVRLRNGKEPSKYAMVCSRHFSEEDFITIKLNKDVCKRRYLKKNAAPTLNLPRRKFDCEKKPRKPPVQRAPTEAVPTVQRGISSCDQEAGDDELQTADSSSLASASTPEHNLGSPIADNDEFSQGGVDVRMTSGPQCTDTVNEVPTQDILQQFASIACVHAGTLRDACVQADTLVECGRHKPLLTYHSVREEDKIRTLTGLGCVQLMENIIREFSVLRKATVARGFVLSDEDVVLMVFVKLYHNINFSFLSVLFGIHRTTVSKIMKTAICILARVLGEAVFFPTKESVMDNMTIYFKQYKNTRVVLDCTEVALERPSDLTSRLLTYSQYKRQYTIKILIGCSPSGMICVVGQGHGGRASDSHLTSQSNVLDMCMPYVDISVVSRRKHPIMWTTSWWTKAS from the exons ATGCAACGGAAGATCACATGTCCTGCGATGGTACGGTattgttcggttccccaatgttccacctactgcactgaaggTGGAATAAGCTTACATCGCTATCCGGAAGAGCCTAATCTTCGCAAACAGTGGCTTGTAAGGCTTAGAAATGGAAAGGAGCCTTCGAAGTACGCTATGGTCTGCAGTAGACACTTCAGTGAAGAGGATTTCATAACAATAAAACTGAACAAGGATG TTTGCAAGCGTCGGTACCTGAAGAAAAACGCTGCTCCCACACTGAACTTGCCACGGCGGAAGTTTGATTGCGAGAAGAAGCCTCGCAAGCCACCAG TTCAGAGAGCTCCTACTGAAGCTGTGCCGACTGTGCAAAGGGGGATTTCCAGCTGTGATCAAG AGGCTGGTGATGATGAGCTGCAAACTGCAGACAGTTCCAGCCTGGCCAGTGCCAGCACACCTGAGCACAATCTGGGAAGTCCCATAGCTGACAATGATGAGTTCAGTCAGGGTGGAGTGGACGTTAGGATGACCTCTGGCCCACAATGTACAGACACAGTCAATGAAG TGCCCACGCAGGACATTCTGCAACAGTTTGCTTCGATTGCCTGTGTGCACGCTGGCACTCTCAGGGATGCCTGTGTGCAGGCAGATACACTCGTGGAATGTGGAAGGCACAAGCCACTGTTGACATACCACAGTGTTCGGGAAGAGGACAAAATTAGAACGTTGACAGGACTAGGTTGTGTGCAGCTGATGGAGAACATTATCAGAGAGTTTTCAGTTTTGCGAAAAGCAACAGTGGCAAGAGGATTTGTACTAAGTGATGAAGATGTGGTGCTAATGGTTTTTGTGAAGTTGTATCACAACATCAACTTTAGCTTTTTATCTGTTCTTTTTGGCATCCATCGCACAACTGTTTCCAAAATAATGAAAACTGCAATTTGCATCTTAGCTCGTGTACTGGGAGAGGCAGTGTTTTTCCCTACTAAGGAGTCTGTGATGGATAACATGACTATATACTTCAAGCAATATAAGAACACTCGCGTTGTACTTGACTGTACAGAGGTAGCCCTGGAGAGGCCAAGTGACTTAACCTCACGGCTGCTTACGTACAGTCAATATAAAAGGCAGTACACCATAAAAATACTGATTGGATGTTCCCCAAGCGGTATGATCTGTGTAGTCGGACAAGGGCATGGAGGTCGTGCCTCTGATTCACACCTTACATCGCAGTCAAATGTGCTTGACATGTGTATGCCTTATGTGGacatctcagttgtctcgcgacgtaaacacccaattatgtGGACCACGTCATGGTGGACAAAAGCTTCTTAA